The proteins below come from a single Streptomyces sp. M92 genomic window:
- a CDS encoding DUF2617 family protein, giving the protein MLTTLTTAYTDTRAADLAWALGREPLPALASLDVELTGAKMQLRLLGASHQVLLEEERGTCSETVACIPGSSTPLPLGVAKRVGDWEYEFAARVERLTPGSFAGRAQELLALVSDHPHGLAGVFPGSPHAFTALLAQRCEGQVHWRTWHAYPQDGQLVATRTRVGVRVPASRLAPSAG; this is encoded by the coding sequence ATGCTCACGACCCTGACAACCGCCTACACCGACACGCGCGCCGCCGACCTGGCCTGGGCCCTGGGGCGCGAGCCGCTGCCCGCGCTCGCCAGTCTCGATGTCGAACTGACCGGAGCGAAGATGCAGTTGAGACTCCTGGGGGCCTCCCACCAAGTGCTGCTCGAGGAGGAGCGGGGCACCTGCTCGGAGACGGTGGCGTGCATCCCGGGCAGCAGCACCCCCCTGCCCCTCGGCGTCGCCAAGCGGGTGGGCGACTGGGAGTACGAGTTCGCCGCCCGCGTGGAACGGCTGACGCCGGGTTCCTTCGCGGGGCGGGCACAGGAGCTGCTGGCCCTGGTCTCCGACCACCCGCACGGTCTGGCCGGTGTCTTCCCCGGCAGTCCGCACGCCTTCACGGCGCTGCTGGCCCAGCGGTGCGAGGGGCAGGTGCACTGGCGGACCTGGCACGCCTATCCGCAGGACGGCCAACTGGTGGCGACCCGGACCCGGGTGGGTGTGCGGGTGCCGGCGTCACGGCTCGCCCCGTCCGCGGGGTGA